The sequence ACCGCGAACACGGTGGCTCCCCCTTCGTGTTGATCGCCGACCATGCCGGCCAGGCAGTGCCGGCCGCGCTGCAGGGCCTGGGCATCGCCCGGGCCGAACTGGACCGCCACATCGGCTGGGACATCGGCATCTCCGGCACCACAAGGGCGCTGGCCGGGCTGCTGGATGCGTGGATGATCGAACAGGTCTATTCGCGACTGGTGATCGACTGCAACCGCCCGCTGCCGTCGCCGACCCTGATTCCGGCGCTCAGCGACGGCACCGCGATTCCCGCCAACGCTTGCATTTCAGAGGCGGCCCGCAAGGCGCGAGTGGAGGCGATCCATGCGCCCTACCACGCCCGCATCAGCGCCGAACTGGCGGCCCGCGCCGCCGCCGGCCGCGACACCGTGCTGGTGCTGATGCACAGCTTCACCCCGGTGATGAATGGCCAGGCGCGGCCGTGGCATTGCGGCGTGCTGTACAACCGCGACGACCGCCTGGCCCGCCGCCTGCTTGCCGCGCTGCGCGCCGAAGGCGACCTGGTGGTCGGCGACAACCAGCCGTACTCGGTCAGCGATGACAGCGATTACGGCGCCAACGTGCACGCCGAGGCGCGTGGACTGCCCTACGTGGAACTGGAAATCCGCCAGGACCTGATTGCCGATACCGCCGGTCAGCAAGCGTGGGCACAACGCTTGGCCCGGCTGTTGCCGGGCCTGCTCACCGATTGAGCGGCGGAAACAGAAAGGGCGGCCAGTGGCCGCCCTTCTTCATGCCTTGCGTCGCAGGTGATCAGGCGAAGCGGTCGGTTGCCTCGACCAGCGCGTGTACGTTCTCGGCCTCGAAGGCCGAATGGCCACTGGCCGGATTGATCACCAGCTGCGCCTTCGGCCAGGCCTTGTGCAGGTCCCAGGCGTTGGCCAGCGGGCAGACCACGTCGTAGCGGCCATGCACAATCACGCCGGGGATGTCGGCGATTTTGTGCGCGTCGCGCAGCAGCTGGTCCTCGACCTCGAAGAAGCCGCCGTTGACGAAGTAGTGGTTCTCGATGCGGGCGAAGGCCAGCGCGAAGTGGGGGTCTTCGTGGCTGTTGATGAAGTCCTCGTCCACGTGCAGATAGCTGGTGGCGCCCTCCCACACGCTCCACGCCCTGGCCGCGGCCAGGCGGGTGGCTTCGTCCTCGCTGGTCAGACGGCGGTGGAAGGCCGAGATCAGGTCGTGTCGCTCCACCGGCGGGATCGCCTTGATGTAGTGCTCCCAGGCATCCGGGAACAGGCGGTTGGCCCCTTCCTGGTAGAACCACTCCAGCTCCCAGCGGCGCAGCATGAAGATGCCGCGCAGCACCAGCTCGGTCACCCGTTGCGGGTGGGTTTCGGCGTAGGCCAGGGCCAGGGTCGAGCCCCAGCTCCCGCCGAACACCTGCCACTGGTCGATGCCCAGGTGTTCGCGCAGCTTCTCGATGTCGGCGACCAGGTCCCAGGTGGTGTTGTCGACCAGGTCCGCGTGCGGGGTCGAGCGGCCCGAGCCGCGCTGGTCGAACAGCACGATGCGGTATTTGGCCGGGTCGTGGAAGCGGCGCATCTTGTCGGTGCAGCCGCCGCCCGGGCCGCCGTGCAGCATCACCACCGGCTTGCCGTCGGGATTGCCGCACTGCTCGAAATACAGTGTGTGGCGGTCATCGACCTTCAGCGAGCCGACGTCGTAGGGGGTGATCTCGGGATGGAGGGTGCGCATGGCGGTACAGGCTTCGGAACAGGCCCACAGTCTAGCCCAGCCGAAAAAACCCTCCCCCGCCGACGCCTCAGCCCGGCAGCCTGCCTAATGTCACGCGGTCGCGCTGTTCCAGGTCCTGCACGGTGGCGACCTCGACGAAGCCACGCTGCTCCAGCAGCGTGCGGATCGCCGGGCCCTGGTCCCAGCCGTGTTCAAGCAGCAGCCAGCCGCCGGGAACCAGATGGCCCGGGGCGCCGGCCACGATCTCGCGGATCGCATCCAGCCCGTCGGCACCGGCGGAAAGTGCTGCGGGCGGTTCGAAACGCAGATCGCCCTGCTCCAGGTGCGGATCGGCGGCGGCGATGTAGGGTGGGTTGCTGACGATCATGTCGAAGCGCTCCCTGCCCAGCGCGGTGTACCAGCTACCGCGGCGGAACCAGACGTTCTCGATGCCGTGGTCGCGGGCATTGCGCACCGCCATGGCCAGGGTCGGGCCGAGCAGGTCGGTGGCGATGACGCTGGTGGCCGGGCGCTCGCTGGCGATGGCCAGGGCGATCGCGCCGCTGCCGGTGCCCAGGTCGGCCACCCGCAGGGGTTCGCCATCGGGCAACCGGGCCAAGGCCTGTTCGACCAGCAGCTCGGTCTCCGGGCGCGGGATCAGGGTGTCGCCGCTGACCTGCAGGTCCAGGGTCCAGAAGCCACGGCGGCCGGTCAGGTAGGCCAGCGGGCGCCCCGCCGCACGCTGGGTGACCAGGTCGTGGAAGCGCTCCACGCCCTCGCCTTCGATCTCGTCGCGGTCATGGGCGAACAGCCAGGCGCGGTCCTTGCCCAGGGCATGCATCAGCAGCAGCCCGGCTTCGTGGCGGGGCTCATCGCCGGGCAGTTGGCGGGCAGCTTGCTGGAGCAGATCGGCGACGCTGGGCACGCGGGTTCTCGGCAGGGACGGGGCGGCAAGGATACGCGCCGGGCCCGCCCTTGCCGCGCCGGAGCAGACCCGCCGTGGAGTGGTAACGAATCACCGCATCTATCGGCGCCACCGGCTACCGGGGCTTGGAACGGGGCCATCCGGCCCGATATCGAGGGTTGGGGCAGCTGAACAGGCTGATCAATAGCCAATATCTATTGATACGATCTAATCAATCCATTTGTTTGATTAGGCAAAGCCTATTAATCTGGCCACCAAGTTCTCCACCCACCCTGCAACACAGAGGAAATCTGATGTCCTTGATCAACACCCAGGTCCAGCCGTTCAAGACCCAGGCCTTCCACAATGGCCAGTTCGTCGAAGTCTCCAACGAGACCATGAAGGGCAAGTGGTCGGTTGTGATCTTCATGCCGGCTGCCTTCACCTTCAACTGCCCGACCGAGATCGAAGACGCCGCTGACAACTACGCCGAGTTCCAGAAGGCCGGCGCCGAGGTCTACATCGTCACCACCGATACCCACTTCTCGCACAAGGTGTGGCACGAGACCTCGCAGGCCGTGGGCAAGGCCAAGTTCCCGCTGGTCGGCGACCCGACCCACCAGATGACCAAGGCGTTCAACGTCCATATCGACGAAGAAGGCCTGGCCCTGCGCGGCACCTTCGTGATCAACCCGGAAGGCGTGATCAAGACCATGGAAGTGCACTCCAACGAGATCGCACGTGACGTCTCCGAAACCCTGCGCAAGCTGAAGGCTGCCCAGTTCACCGCCGCCAACCCGAACCAGGTGTGCCCGGCCAAGTGGAAGGAAGGCGCTGCCACCCTGACCCCGTCGCTGGACCTGGTCGGCAAGATCTAAAGCCGCACCCCATCCCCATTCCGCTTTGGCGGAGTGGGGGTGAACCGCAGCGTGTTGGCCCCGCCCGCCACACGCCAGCCAGCCCAGCGCGCTGCGGTTCCCCCCTACGTCTTCCGGTGCGCAGCCTGATCGCCGCGCCCTCCCCCCCGCTTTGCCTCGACCAAGGAACCTTGCCGTGCTCGATGACACCCTCAAGTCCCAGCTCCAGCAGTACATGGGTCTGCTGCGCCAGCCGCTGCGCCTGATCGCCTCGCTCGATGACAGCGCCACCTCGCAGGAAATGCGCGGGTTGCTGGATGACATCGTCGCCGCCGGCAACGGCAGGATTTCGCTGGACACCAGCGGCAGCGATGCGCGCCGCCCGTCGTTCGTGATCGC is a genomic window of Stenotrophomonas sp. Marseille-Q4652 containing:
- a CDS encoding N-formylglutamate amidohydrolase, encoding MARRVADSGFSAVLPLLGRDDPAPFVVHREHGGSPFVLIADHAGQAVPAALQGLGIARAELDRHIGWDIGISGTTRALAGLLDAWMIEQVYSRLVIDCNRPLPSPTLIPALSDGTAIPANACISEAARKARVEAIHAPYHARISAELAARAAAGRDTVLVLMHSFTPVMNGQARPWHCGVLYNRDDRLARRLLAALRAEGDLVVGDNQPYSVSDDSDYGANVHAEARGLPYVELEIRQDLIADTAGQQAWAQRLARLLPGLLTD
- the pip gene encoding prolyl aminopeptidase, which gives rise to MRTLHPEITPYDVGSLKVDDRHTLYFEQCGNPDGKPVVMLHGGPGGGCTDKMRRFHDPAKYRIVLFDQRGSGRSTPHADLVDNTTWDLVADIEKLREHLGIDQWQVFGGSWGSTLALAYAETHPQRVTELVLRGIFMLRRWELEWFYQEGANRLFPDAWEHYIKAIPPVERHDLISAFHRRLTSEDEATRLAAARAWSVWEGATSYLHVDEDFINSHEDPHFALAFARIENHYFVNGGFFEVEDQLLRDAHKIADIPGVIVHGRYDVVCPLANAWDLHKAWPKAQLVINPASGHSAFEAENVHALVEATDRFA
- the prmC gene encoding peptide chain release factor N(5)-glutamine methyltransferase, translating into MPSVADLLQQAARQLPGDEPRHEAGLLLMHALGKDRAWLFAHDRDEIEGEGVERFHDLVTQRAAGRPLAYLTGRRGFWTLDLQVSGDTLIPRPETELLVEQALARLPDGEPLRVADLGTGSGAIALAIASERPATSVIATDLLGPTLAMAVRNARDHGIENVWFRRGSWYTALGRERFDMIVSNPPYIAAADPHLEQGDLRFEPPAALSAGADGLDAIREIVAGAPGHLVPGGWLLLEHGWDQGPAIRTLLEQRGFVEVATVQDLEQRDRVTLGRLPG
- the ahpC gene encoding alkyl hydroperoxide reductase subunit C, coding for MSLINTQVQPFKTQAFHNGQFVEVSNETMKGKWSVVIFMPAAFTFNCPTEIEDAADNYAEFQKAGAEVYIVTTDTHFSHKVWHETSQAVGKAKFPLVGDPTHQMTKAFNVHIDEEGLALRGTFVINPEGVIKTMEVHSNEIARDVSETLRKLKAAQFTAANPNQVCPAKWKEGAATLTPSLDLVGKI